In a single window of the Vibrio celticus genome:
- a CDS encoding BNR-4 repeat-containing protein, with amino-acid sequence MTITNDNLSHTQPVTTTPSRFKKRLLASAMILSLGTTAFNATADQTEKDKGEMVDYFANNGFGNPLAVVQAPAGIYENGITYLTYQGDLEDPYVVAYNHETKEWQGPIKAGFSELGKDNYWAPSGRAIDNHGKPTMIIDDLGFIHIFFGGHGGGARHGENPLGDVHDGKNKHIVSKKPHDISDWVELDNIPPFGNYNQAVKMDNGDIYLFYRHGAHESDWVYQKSTDHGRTFEDPVSFLKHKERDDVEAVDSWYAWAVKGQGDDIIITYDYHLCWKTHANNGRGHTTERHNTYYMVFNTKEGTWRNVQGETFDLPVTKELADKKTLAFDTEDKWTFNGSVHLDQDGNPHIGTNIGVDLGVKKTGGPKQTSHIRWTGEEWIGGNPVNPAAVNWGVDTRGDFFISSPEKVTFTLGYKEKGDGVVAYFTSEDGGQTFEKSTELLRRAKSGWSMSAMISNAHPDARLFVAEKAKGSTQWRKMYLLGDNGPIQRLQEEALTRTE; translated from the coding sequence ATGACGATTACTAATGACAACTTGTCACATACACAACCTGTTACCACTACGCCATCTCGATTTAAGAAACGCCTATTGGCATCTGCCATGATATTGTCTCTAGGCACAACCGCATTCAACGCGACGGCAGATCAGACAGAAAAAGACAAGGGTGAGATGGTTGACTACTTTGCTAACAATGGATTCGGGAACCCTCTTGCCGTGGTCCAAGCGCCAGCAGGGATCTATGAGAATGGTATTACTTATCTTACCTACCAAGGCGACCTAGAAGATCCATATGTCGTTGCATACAACCACGAGACAAAGGAGTGGCAAGGTCCAATAAAAGCCGGCTTTAGTGAGTTAGGTAAAGATAACTATTGGGCTCCATCTGGCCGTGCTATCGACAACCACGGTAAGCCGACGATGATTATTGACGATCTTGGTTTCATCCACATTTTCTTTGGCGGACATGGTGGTGGTGCCCGCCATGGTGAGAACCCGTTGGGCGATGTTCATGATGGAAAAAATAAGCATATCGTTTCAAAAAAACCACACGACATTTCTGACTGGGTAGAGCTTGACAATATTCCTCCATTTGGCAACTACAACCAAGCGGTCAAAATGGATAATGGCGATATCTACCTGTTCTATCGCCATGGTGCTCATGAGAGTGATTGGGTGTACCAAAAATCGACAGATCATGGCCGTACGTTCGAAGACCCTGTCTCATTCCTCAAACACAAAGAGCGTGATGATGTAGAGGCCGTAGACAGTTGGTATGCTTGGGCCGTCAAGGGACAAGGCGATGACATAATCATCACCTACGACTATCACCTGTGTTGGAAGACCCACGCAAACAATGGTCGCGGACACACGACAGAACGTCACAACACTTACTATATGGTATTTAATACCAAGGAAGGGACATGGCGTAATGTCCAGGGTGAAACGTTCGACCTGCCGGTTACCAAAGAGCTCGCAGATAAGAAAACACTCGCTTTTGACACCGAAGACAAGTGGACCTTTAATGGTTCAGTGCATTTAGACCAAGATGGTAACCCTCATATTGGGACAAACATTGGTGTCGACTTAGGCGTTAAGAAGACGGGTGGTCCAAAACAGACGTCCCACATTCGCTGGACAGGTGAAGAGTGGATAGGTGGAAATCCCGTTAACCCTGCAGCAGTAAACTGGGGCGTCGATACTCGTGGTGATTTCTTTATTTCATCACCTGAAAAAGTAACATTTACACTAGGGTATAAGGAAAAAGGTGATGGTGTCGTAGCCTACTTTACTTCTGAAGATGGTGGTCAGACATTTGAGAAGAGCACAGAACTCTTACGCAGAGCGAAGTCTGGTTGGTCTATGTCCGCTATGATTAGCAATGCTCATCCAGATGCACGACTGTTTGTTGCCGAGAAAGCAAAAGGATCAACGCAATGGCGCAAGATGTACCTCCTCGGAGATAACGGACCAATCCAAAGGTTGCAGGAAGAAGCGCTTACGCGCACTGAATAG
- the rhaB gene encoding rhamnulokinase: MNYFLAVDIGASSGRHLLAHIENEQIVLEEIYRFENKLSSVDGQLCWELDNLFSHILEGLKQCVTIGKIPKSVGIDTWGVDFVLLDNEENIIGNTVSYRDSRTKGVMDDICDQVGHQEIYNKTAIQFMGFNTLYQMKSVGSKEKQQACSFLMIPDYINYLLTGVKANEYTNSTTTQMLNIDTDDWDKDLLEVCGISKDIFTKPQYPGHQLGNLKSSIQEAIGFDCEVVLPASHDTASAFIASVLELEDDGVILSSGTWSLLGTELEKPIVSDISRQSNFTNEGGYDKRFRFLKNIMGLWIVQEVSRILEYRYSYAELANQAREASDFTSVIDVNNERFFVSENMIEEIVDYCKETGQDIPQTTGEVCMCVYRSLAKSYNQYIEELISITGKTVDKVNIIGGGCKNQFLNELIEQETKKEVIVGPVEATGMGNIIVQMLSMGEIAHLKQAKNYIRNSI, encoded by the coding sequence ATGAATTACTTTTTGGCAGTCGATATTGGTGCTTCTAGTGGAAGGCACTTATTAGCGCATATTGAGAATGAACAAATAGTGCTTGAAGAAATATATCGATTTGAAAATAAACTCTCATCAGTCGATGGTCAACTATGTTGGGAGCTGGATAATCTATTTAGTCATATTCTCGAAGGGCTAAAACAATGTGTCACGATCGGCAAGATACCAAAAAGCGTCGGTATTGACACTTGGGGTGTTGACTTCGTTCTTCTGGATAATGAAGAGAATATTATCGGTAATACGGTATCGTATCGAGATAGTCGTACAAAAGGTGTTATGGATGATATTTGTGATCAAGTTGGGCACCAAGAAATCTATAACAAAACTGCCATTCAGTTTATGGGTTTTAATACCTTATATCAGATGAAGTCTGTGGGTTCAAAAGAGAAGCAACAAGCCTGCTCGTTTTTGATGATTCCAGATTATATCAACTATCTGCTAACGGGTGTTAAAGCGAATGAGTATACCAACTCAACAACAACTCAAATGCTAAATATTGATACTGATGATTGGGATAAAGATTTACTTGAAGTATGTGGTATCAGCAAAGATATCTTCACTAAACCCCAATACCCTGGTCATCAGCTTGGAAACCTTAAATCCTCAATACAAGAGGCGATTGGCTTTGATTGCGAAGTAGTATTACCAGCTTCACACGATACAGCTTCTGCTTTTATTGCCAGTGTTTTAGAACTCGAAGACGATGGTGTAATTTTGAGTTCTGGTACTTGGTCATTGTTGGGCACTGAACTTGAGAAACCGATAGTTTCTGATATTTCTCGTCAAAGCAATTTCACTAATGAAGGTGGTTACGACAAACGATTTAGATTTTTGAAAAATATTATGGGTCTTTGGATCGTTCAAGAAGTTTCACGAATATTGGAATACAGGTATTCATATGCAGAATTAGCCAATCAGGCACGAGAAGCCAGTGATTTTACCTCTGTTATCGATGTCAATAATGAACGCTTCTTTGTGAGTGAAAACATGATCGAAGAAATTGTCGATTATTGTAAAGAAACTGGACAAGACATCCCACAAACAACAGGTGAAGTCTGCATGTGTGTTTATCGAAGCCTAGCCAAGTCTTATAACCAGTACATTGAAGAACTTATCAGTATTACCGGAAAAACCGTAGATAAAGTCAATATCATTGGTGGAGGGTGTAAAAATCAGTTTCTCAATGAGTTAATTGAACAGGAAACCAAGAAAGAAGTTATTGTCGGCCCAGTAGAAGCAACTGGTATGGGTAATATTATTGTACAAATGTTATCCATGGGCGAAATTGCTCATTTAAAACAAGCGAAAAATTATATTAGAAACAGCATTTAA
- a CDS encoding L-rhamnose isomerase, producing the protein MEQSLKNRYELSKSLYAKWGIDVDAVLEKLKGVKVSIHCWQGDDVTGFEEAAHELSGGISATGSYPGKATNAQELRADLDKALSLIPGKHKINLHALYAETHGVAVERDELKPEHFAGWVEWAKERALGLDFNPSMFSHPKASDGLTLSHPDKEIRDFWIKHCIASRKIGEYFGKELDQTCLTNIWIPDGYKDTPSNRFAPRQRLKDSLDEIFAVDVDEQFNKDSVESKVFGIGVESYTVGSHEFYMGYAVANNKLCLLDNGHYHPTESVADKISSMLLYQDELALHVTRPVRWDSDHVVTLNDEVKEIAKELVRTDSLDKIYLGLDFFDASINRVAAWVLGTRNMQKALLEAMLMPHDKLTELQDKGDFTQRLVLMEELKTYPMGDIWNYFCELNDVPANEDWFRAIEVYEQDVLFKRGK; encoded by the coding sequence ATGGAACAGAGTTTAAAAAATAGATACGAACTGAGTAAGTCACTTTACGCTAAATGGGGCATTGATGTAGATGCTGTTCTTGAGAAATTAAAAGGCGTTAAGGTCTCTATTCATTGTTGGCAGGGTGATGATGTTACGGGCTTCGAGGAAGCGGCTCATGAACTGTCTGGTGGTATCTCTGCTACTGGTAGCTACCCGGGTAAAGCAACAAATGCACAAGAGTTACGTGCTGATTTAGACAAAGCACTGAGTCTAATCCCAGGCAAGCACAAGATTAACCTCCACGCTCTTTATGCAGAAACACATGGTGTAGCGGTTGAGCGTGATGAGTTGAAACCAGAACACTTTGCTGGTTGGGTCGAATGGGCGAAAGAGCGTGCTCTAGGCCTAGATTTCAACCCTAGTATGTTCTCTCACCCGAAAGCGAGTGATGGTTTGACACTGTCTCACCCTGATAAAGAGATCCGTGATTTCTGGATTAAGCACTGTATTGCTTCACGTAAAATTGGCGAATATTTCGGTAAGGAATTGGATCAAACGTGTCTGACAAATATCTGGATTCCAGATGGTTATAAAGACACCCCAAGTAACCGTTTTGCGCCGCGTCAGCGCCTAAAAGATTCTCTAGATGAGATTTTTGCTGTTGACGTTGACGAGCAGTTCAACAAGGATTCAGTAGAGTCAAAGGTATTTGGTATTGGTGTTGAATCTTACACGGTTGGTTCGCATGAGTTTTATATGGGTTATGCGGTCGCGAACAATAAGCTTTGTTTGCTAGACAATGGCCACTATCACCCGACCGAGTCGGTTGCGGACAAGATCTCATCTATGCTGCTTTATCAAGATGAGCTTGCTTTGCACGTTACTCGCCCTGTTCGTTGGGACAGTGATCATGTCGTAACGCTAAATGACGAAGTTAAAGAAATCGCGAAAGAGCTAGTTCGTACAGACAGCTTGGACAAAATATACCTGGGTTTAGATTTCTTTGATGCAAGCATCAACCGCGTAGCTGCGTGGGTATTGGGTACTCGCAATATGCAAAAAGCGCTACTTGAAGCGATGCTTATGCCACATGACAAGCTGACTGAGTTGCAAGATAAAGGCGACTTCACACAGCGCTTGGTTCTGATGGAAGAGCTAAAAACCTATCCAATGGGTGATATTTGGAACTATTTCTGTGAATTGAATGATGTACCAGCAAACGAAGATTGGTTTAGAGCGATCGAGGTTTATGAGCAAGACGTTCTGTTTAAGCGAGGCAAATAA